The genomic DNA ACCAGCACAGCAGGGGACATCCTTCACGAGGGGAAAAAGTTCGTTGGGAGTGCGCAGGCCTGGCATGGCTCCTCTATGCTTCAGCACGGCTCCATCATCTTGGAGCCCCATATCGAGGTATGGACGAATCTCCAAGGCGACGGTCATGTCTCTTCGCCAAACTATGAAGAGATGATTAAGCGGAGAATGACATCGGTCAGGGAGATACTGGGATGTGTCCCCGGAAGGGAGAAAATAGGCGCCGCGATTCAGCAAGGCATGTCCCAAGTGCTTGGGGTGGAGTTCAACGAAGATGGATTAACCCCAGAAGAATGGGGCATCGCCCGCAAGATCAGTGATGAACTCGATGAGGAAGAACTATGTTTGGACAAGAACCTGCCCGGATGTCAACCGGTGAGTTCAGGACCGGCATTGCAGACAACAAGTAATGGCTCCCACATCGTATTGAGGCAGAGTGACAATGGAAAAACCCTGTTGCGACAAGGCCGCCGCAAGGATGATAAAGAAACTGACTTTGCCTGATGGTTCACAGGTAGGTATCGTCAATCTGGAAAGCATCCTGAGGGAAGTTGCCGATCTGAAGCAGGTTGGTGCGGCGACCATTAAGAAAGAACTGCTGGAAAGAGCCAAGGCTTGCAACTATATTGCTCCCGCCGCGGAGGAGAAATACGCCAAGGCGCTCTTCAGAGAGTATAAACAGCAATATGGCAGAAATCGAAAACAAGAAGATGATCCATAAGAAGGCGCGAGCGGTCCTGTTTGTATGTGTGCATAATTCCGGCCGCAGCCAGATGGCGGAAGCCTTCTTCAACCAGGCGGTTCAGGGTCAGGCAAAAGCTCTTTCGGCGGGGACCGACCCAGCCCCTGGGGTCGGTCCGACAGTGGTCGAAGTGATGAGAGAAATCGGCATCGATCTGAGCGAGAGCATTCCTAAAACTCTCACTCCAGAAATGCTCGACGGGGCGGACAAGGTGATCACCATGGGCTGTGGAGTGGAAGGGGTCTGCCCGGCAACATTCGCGGAGACGCAAGACTGGGAACTGGAAGACCCCAAAGGCCAACCTACGGAAAAAGTGAGGCAGATTCGGGAACAGATCAGGAGGCATGTGATGCATTTACTCGATCATTGAAGCGATCGCTGTCCCTGATGATGATTGTCACCAGGCATGGTTCAAATCTAGCAATACGGAGGAAGATATGAATAAAACCGCAAGGGCGTTGTTTCTGAGCGCATTGGCAGTAGTTATCCTGTTGGCAGGGGGGCTGTGGGCATGCGATTCTTCGACGGACTCTGAACCTTCAGCCACTATCGCACAGGGCACCTCCCAGATGACCTCCTCCCCAGAATCTACACCCAGCGGAACCGGCTGGGTAGAAGTTGTGTATTTTCATCGCAATAGCCGCTGTTACAGTTGCAGATATGCAGAGGAGCAGACAAGATACACCTTAGAAACCTATTTCGGAAATGATCTGGCAAACGGAAGACTCATATTTAGGATTCTCAATTTGCAGGATTCCGCAAATGCTGAGAGCGTCAAGAAGTATGAACCGTACACATCTTCTCTATTTATCAATCAGGCCACTGAGGGAACCGACCACATTATACAGGTGACTGATATTTGGACAGAAATAGGGAACGATGATGGCTTCACTGCCGTGGTAAAGAATGCTGTGGGAGAAGCTCTGAAGGTCAGCTGATGGACATAACTCAGGTCCTTCAGCAGGCTGCCGCTGATGTCAACATTCCCTTGATATCTGCTTTTCTCCTGGGATTGTTGGCGGCGGTTAGTCCCTGCCCGCTGGCCACCAACATCTCTGCCATGGCATATGTGAGTCGGAACATCACCAGCCCTCGATCGGTGATGACCTCGGGCGCACTGTACACCCTGGGACGAATGGCGTCCTACTTCACCATCGGCGCCCTGATCATCCTGGCAGATGCCAAGACGGCCCGTATTGCCAATTCGCTGCAGGATGCAGGGGAGCGTTTCCTCGGCCCACTGTTGCTTGTTGTCGGCATACTGATGCTTGGTATTGTCAAGTTGCCATATATTCAAAGCGGGGGCAGACTCTCTGCCTTGGGATCAAAGGTTGCTGACCGTGGAGGGCTCGGAGCATTCGCGCTAGGTGTCATATTTGCTCTCGCATTTTGCCCGTTTACGGCAATTCTATTTTTTGCCATTATGATTCCCATGGCTATGGAATCAACTGAGGGCATCATCGTACCCGCTTCATTTGCCCTGGGAAGTGGACTCCCGGTACTCATCTTTGCAGGCTTGTTATCTGTGAGTGTCACTCGGGTTTCAGAATGGGCAAACAAGATTACGATGGCGGAAAAATTGATCCGCTGGGTTGTAGCTCTGGTGTTTGTGGGGGTAGGCATATATTACATCACTCTTTGAACTTGGTGACTAGAGTCTCAATACACATAGCAACAATTCGTTACGAGCTAGCAACCGGGCACATGAGGATGAATGCCATCCCAGAGTAAGAGGAAGGACCATTTGCAGGTCTCTGAAGAGTCGCGATGAACGGGGAAGTCAGCCCAGCATGAGCAACACGGTCGAATGAAGAGGGTGAAAACCAAGAATTCCAACTTGGGGAGGTAGACCTAACATGAGCAACATCAAACACACGGTCTAGATCACCTATTGCGTCGAGTGAGGGTTCCTCAGTTCTGCCACCAGGCTGGCGCGGTTGAGAAAGAGTTCGGCGCGAAGGTGGCCCTGAAAGGAGGTCACGGCGGCATCTTCGAGGTGTCACTAAATGGCCAGGCCATCTACACAAACCACAACCAGTGCGGCCGAATACCCACTGAAGAGGAAATTTTCAGCAGGATTCGCCAGGGCGAAGAGCCTAAGGATGAAACCGACAGTGAGTCCTGCTCATGCGGGGGAGGCTGAGGCCCCAAGGTGAAACCCTCGTGAAGGGACGATAACGCACCAGGAGGTACCTGGAGATTTTGAACTGAGTGAGTTCAGGCAAATCTGGGCATCGGTGCTTTAGCTTTGCCGGATAGGGGTCTGCCACAAGGGGAGGTGACACAATGCTTGAAATCACGAAATCCACCCTGGCGTTTGATGAGGAGGAACTAATCGAGCTTGAGCAGATCATGATCGACGAAGACGAGGCAGAAGCGCTGAAATTTCTCAAGAAGTCCGTCTACGATAAGATCGCTCGCTCTCAACAGGGAAGGCTGAAAAGCCACCTGGACGCTGGTGGAGCAAAGATGATAGATTCGGGCAGGAAGTCTTAGCAATCGATGCCGGGAGGGCACAACGTGCTGGAAATTCGAAAAACCGCCATCTTTTTTGATGAGGAGGAACTACTCGATCTTGTGCGCATCCTGGGTGACCATGATGAGGCGAGAGCTTTCAGGTTTCTGAAGAAGTCTGTCTACGATAAGATCGCTCGCTCTCAACAGGGAAGGCTGAAAAGCCACCTGGACGCTGGTGGAGACCCAGCGCAGAGATTCAAGTCAGGGCACTAAAACTAAGCCATTGTAAACTACTCAGAGGCAGAAACATAGGACAACTACGAGATCAGGTAGATCAACATTCAAATGTGAGATTGGATTAGCTTGGAGGAAAGAGGAAATGAAACCGGAAGAGATCAAAAAGGTAGTCCATGAAGGCTATAGCAAGATAGCCAGTCAGGCCAACACTGGCGGGTGCGGCTGTGGGCCTTCGTGTTGCGGCGGGTCGGCAAACTCGGAAGCGATGAGCCGCCGCGTTGGCTATTCGGAAAAGGACATCGATTCCGTTCCGGACGGAGCAAACTTGGGTCTCGGCTGCGGAAACCCGCTGGCCCTGCTATCGCTTCAGGAAGGGGAAGTGGTGTTGGACTTGGGTTCGGGAGCCGGATTCGATGCATTCCTGGCCGCCGCGAGGGTCGGTAACCGCGGACGGGTCATCGGGGTTGATATGACTATGGAGATGGTCGCCCGTGCCAGAGCCAATGCCGAGAAAGGCGGCTACCGGAACGTGGAATTCCGTCTGGGAGAGCTTGAAAGACTGCCCGTAGCAGACAATTGCGTAGACGCGGTGATCTCCAACTGCGTCATCAATCTGGTGCCGGATAAGGAAAAGACCTTTCAGGAAGCCTTCCGGGTGCTCAAGTTCGGAGGCAGGATTATGGTGTCGGATATTGTGCTGCTGAGAGAGCTTCCCCAAAATATCCGTGAGAACCTTGATCTCTACATCGGCTGTGTCGCCGGGGCGGTTCTGAAGAAGAGCTACCTGGAGGCCATAAAGGAAGCCGGATTCGAGCAGATCGAAATAATGGCAGAGAATACCGTGCCCCAGGAATGGGC from Dehalococcoidia bacterium includes the following:
- a CDS encoding arsenate reductase ArsC encodes the protein MAEIENKKMIHKKARAVLFVCVHNSGRSQMAEAFFNQAVQGQAKALSAGTDPAPGVGPTVVEVMREIGIDLSESIPKTLTPEMLDGADKVITMGCGVEGVCPATFAETQDWELEDPKGQPTEKVRQIREQIRRHVMHLLDH
- a CDS encoding biotin/lipoate A/B protein ligase family protein, which codes for MRTWRFVDTGASPASLNMAIDQAMLEMHASGKSSPTLRIYQWSPPAISLGYFQRRHGIDLAACQRLGIDVVRRPTGGRAVLHFEDVTYAIVAGTVDGIPSSAAAAYHLIYQGLLAAFRTLGFEAELGRNGEKLLPSDMCFLTSTAGDILHEGKKFVGSAQAWHGSSMLQHGSIILEPHIEVWTNLQGDGHVSSPNYEEMIKRRMTSVREILGCVPGREKIGAAIQQGMSQVLGVEFNEDGLTPEEWGIARKISDELDEEELCLDKNLPGCQPVSSGPALQTTSNGSHIVLRQSDNGKTLLRQGRRKDDKETDFA
- a CDS encoding nitrophenyl compound nitroreductase subunit ArsF family protein is translated as MNKTARALFLSALAVVILLAGGLWACDSSTDSEPSATIAQGTSQMTSSPESTPSGTGWVEVVYFHRNSRCYSCRYAEEQTRYTLETYFGNDLANGRLIFRILNLQDSANAESVKKYEPYTSSLFINQATEGTDHIIQVTDIWTEIGNDDGFTAVVKNAVGEALKVS
- the arsM gene encoding arsenite methyltransferase, producing the protein MKPEEIKKVVHEGYSKIASQANTGGCGCGPSCCGGSANSEAMSRRVGYSEKDIDSVPDGANLGLGCGNPLALLSLQEGEVVLDLGSGAGFDAFLAAARVGNRGRVIGVDMTMEMVARARANAEKGGYRNVEFRLGELERLPVADNCVDAVISNCVINLVPDKEKTFQEAFRVLKFGGRIMVSDIVLLRELPQNIRENLDLYIGCVAGAVLKKSYLEAIKEAGFEQIEIMAENTVPQEWATSRPMMEATSDSGTSWVSAALGLNSVVSITVHAVSHFKEYGGWNNLY
- a CDS encoding Rdx family protein, whose amino-acid sequence is MRVPQFCHQAGAVEKEFGAKVALKGGHGGIFEVSLNGQAIYTNHNQCGRIPTEEEIFSRIRQGEEPKDETDSESCSCGGG
- a CDS encoding aromatic aminobenezylarsenical efflux permease ArsG family transporter, which codes for MDITQVLQQAAADVNIPLISAFLLGLLAAVSPCPLATNISAMAYVSRNITSPRSVMTSGALYTLGRMASYFTIGALIILADAKTARIANSLQDAGERFLGPLLLVVGILMLGIVKLPYIQSGGRLSALGSKVADRGGLGAFALGVIFALAFCPFTAILFFAIMIPMAMESTEGIIVPASFALGSGLPVLIFAGLLSVSVTRVSEWANKITMAEKLIRWVVALVFVGVGIYYITL